The Chroicocephalus ridibundus chromosome 2, bChrRid1.1, whole genome shotgun sequence genome includes a region encoding these proteins:
- the TNFRSF11A gene encoding tumor necrosis factor receptor superfamily member 11A isoform X1, producing MPVPSGCWLLLLCLAAAGKQLSLQITPPCESEQHYEYSGRCCTKCEPGKYMSARCTGTSDSVCQPCGPNEYMDVWNEEDKCLLHKICDQGKALREVNPGNSTFQRQCACTMGYHWNEDCDCCQRNTICAPGFGVEHPVQQDKDTMCVPCPRGYFSRVASSTDKCKSWTNCTALGMAEIVPGTDKSDAVCAEQKMPEPSEDGTNRILYVLIAILFFVALIGIVVFIIYYKNKGKKLTADLQNWANEVCSQIKGTKETHRDGFVTVNITNAPVPQTSEGVCLLGPAGSPAPGNPCCTNGHAPCRNGSPGTAPCEVGGSLQEFSVAPETDDDRFPPVPTEDEYTDKDLNTTDYLSLLSRTASKTVSSFSEPMEAGENDSLNQYFSGVGSTEDISVPQSSHPSSDTDGAHIATDKLLQKSCQQAHSCLKETGNKDTDRFATNYDSEKICVRCGISYRESPRKWSKPCCAVADSASTSPETGTYAQCTYGLNCLSAGQSTLASDRGMEGASSDSTNVRYQGTNRSTSGKNSSTSDLPPASGNVTGNSNSTFISSGQVMNFKGDIIVVYLSQNSQEGATAVGPSEENVGSPVQEENLSRCETFAGNAQHYKEKCAELQGPGPGSGGTRRTTGQLAQELGPSRHGQASQPVQEEGRLGHFSEKVLN from the exons TTGTCACTACAAATCACTCCGCCGTGTGAAAGCGAACAACACTATGAATACTCTGGACGGTGCTGCACAAAGTGTGAGCCAG GAAAGTATATGTCTGCTAGATGCACTGGTACTTCTGATAGCGTGTGCCAGCCGTGTGGCCCAAATGAGTATATGGATGTCTGGAATGAAGAAGATAAATGCTTACTACATAAAATATGTGATCAAG gGAAAGCTTTGAGAGAAGTGAACCCAGGGAACAGCACGTTCCAGCGGCAGTGTGCTTGTACGATGGGCTACCACTGGAATGAAGACTGCGACTGCTGCCAGAGAAATACCATATGTGCTCCAGGATTTGGAGTTGAGCATCCTG TGCAACAAGACAAGGACACAATGTGTGTACCGTGTCCCAGAGGCTACTTCTCAAGGGTCGCTTCATCCACCGACAAATGTAAATCCTGGACCAA ctgtacAGCTCTAGGAATGGCAGAAATAGTGCCTGGGACTGACAAGTCAGATGCAGTTTGCGCAGAACAGAAGATGCCTGAACCATCGGAAGATG GAACAAACAGGATCTTATACGTGTTGATTGCCATCTTGTTTTTTGTGGCGCTAATTGGCATTGTCGTCTTCATCATATACTACAAGAATAAGGGAAAAAAGCTGACAG CAGATCTACAGAATTGGGCTAACGAAGTGTGCAGCCAAATAAAAGGAACAAAG gaGACCCACAGAGATGGATTTGTTACCGTGAACATCACAAATGCTCCTGTTCCCCAGACCTCTGAAGGCGTGTGTCTCCTGGGCCCTGCTGGCTCTCCTGCCCCTGGAAACCCATGCTGCACCAACGGCCACGCTCCCTGCAGGAACGGGAGCCCCGGCACAGCGCCGTGCGAGGTGGGAGGGAGCCTCCAAGAGTTTTCTGTGGCACCTGAGACTGATGATGACCGTTTCCCACCAGTTCCCACGGAAGATGAATACACGGATAAGGATCTCAATACCACTGATTATTTATCTTTACTGAGTCGGACTGCCAGTAAAACCGTGTCATCATTTTCAGAACCAATGGAGGCAGGGGAGAACGACAGCTTAAATCAGTACTTCTCAGGCGTTGGGAGCACAGAGGACATATCAGTCCCTCAAAGCTCTCACCCTTCCTCTGACACAGATGGGGCACACATTGCCACGGACAAACTTCTTCAGAAATCTTGCCAACAAGCCCACAGTTGCCTGAAGGAAACAGGCAACAAAGACACAGATCGTTTTGCAACAAACTATGACTCAGAGAAGATCTGTGTGAGGTGTGGCATTTCATACAGGGAATCTCCCAGAAAGTGGAGCAAACCCTGTTGTGCTGTGGCTGACAGTGCCTCCACCTCCCCAGAGACTGGAACCTATGCACAGTGCACCTATGGCTTGAATTGTCTCTCTGCTGGTCAGAGCACTCTCGCAAGTGATCGTGGTATGGAAGGTGCATCTTCGGATAGTACCAACGTGAGGTACCAGGGCACAAACAGGAGCACTTCAGGGAAAAACAGCAGCACTTCAGACCTCCCTCCAGCATCTG GAAATGTGACTGGAAACAGTAACTCCACCTTTATCTCAAGTGGACAAGTAATGAATTTCAAGGGCGACATCATTGTTGTCTACCTTAGCCAGAACTCCCAGGAGGGGGCTACGGCGGTGGGGCCAAGCGAGGAGAACGTGGGCAGCCCCGTGCAGGAGGAGAACCTCAGCCGCTGCGAGACGTTTGCCGGCAATGCCCAGCACTACAAGGAGAAATGTGCCGAGCTGCAGGGCCCCGGCCCAGGGAGCGGGGGGACACGGCGGACCACCGGCCAGCTGGCCCAGGAGCTGGGGCCATCCCGCCATGGCCAGGCTTCGCAGCCcgtgcaggaggaggggaggctgggacACTTCTCGGAGAAGGTGTTGAACTGA
- the TNFRSF11A gene encoding tumor necrosis factor receptor superfamily member 11A isoform X2, whose product MPVPSGCWLLLLCLAAAGKQLSLQITPPCESEQHYEYSGRCCTKCEPGKYMSARCTGTSDSVCQPCGPNEYMDVWNEEDKCLLHKICDQGKALREVNPGNSTFQRQCACTMGYHWNEDCDCCQRNTICAPGFGVEHPVQQDKDTMCVPCPRGYFSRVASSTDKCKSWTNCTALGMAEIVPGTDKSDAVCAEQKMPEPSEDGTNRILYVLIAILFFVALIGIVVFIIYYKNKGKKLTDLQNWANEVCSQIKGTKETHRDGFVTVNITNAPVPQTSEGVCLLGPAGSPAPGNPCCTNGHAPCRNGSPGTAPCEVGGSLQEFSVAPETDDDRFPPVPTEDEYTDKDLNTTDYLSLLSRTASKTVSSFSEPMEAGENDSLNQYFSGVGSTEDISVPQSSHPSSDTDGAHIATDKLLQKSCQQAHSCLKETGNKDTDRFATNYDSEKICVRCGISYRESPRKWSKPCCAVADSASTSPETGTYAQCTYGLNCLSAGQSTLASDRGMEGASSDSTNVRYQGTNRSTSGKNSSTSDLPPASGNVTGNSNSTFISSGQVMNFKGDIIVVYLSQNSQEGATAVGPSEENVGSPVQEENLSRCETFAGNAQHYKEKCAELQGPGPGSGGTRRTTGQLAQELGPSRHGQASQPVQEEGRLGHFSEKVLN is encoded by the exons TTGTCACTACAAATCACTCCGCCGTGTGAAAGCGAACAACACTATGAATACTCTGGACGGTGCTGCACAAAGTGTGAGCCAG GAAAGTATATGTCTGCTAGATGCACTGGTACTTCTGATAGCGTGTGCCAGCCGTGTGGCCCAAATGAGTATATGGATGTCTGGAATGAAGAAGATAAATGCTTACTACATAAAATATGTGATCAAG gGAAAGCTTTGAGAGAAGTGAACCCAGGGAACAGCACGTTCCAGCGGCAGTGTGCTTGTACGATGGGCTACCACTGGAATGAAGACTGCGACTGCTGCCAGAGAAATACCATATGTGCTCCAGGATTTGGAGTTGAGCATCCTG TGCAACAAGACAAGGACACAATGTGTGTACCGTGTCCCAGAGGCTACTTCTCAAGGGTCGCTTCATCCACCGACAAATGTAAATCCTGGACCAA ctgtacAGCTCTAGGAATGGCAGAAATAGTGCCTGGGACTGACAAGTCAGATGCAGTTTGCGCAGAACAGAAGATGCCTGAACCATCGGAAGATG GAACAAACAGGATCTTATACGTGTTGATTGCCATCTTGTTTTTTGTGGCGCTAATTGGCATTGTCGTCTTCATCATATACTACAAGAATAAGGGAAAAAAGCTGACAG ATCTACAGAATTGGGCTAACGAAGTGTGCAGCCAAATAAAAGGAACAAAG gaGACCCACAGAGATGGATTTGTTACCGTGAACATCACAAATGCTCCTGTTCCCCAGACCTCTGAAGGCGTGTGTCTCCTGGGCCCTGCTGGCTCTCCTGCCCCTGGAAACCCATGCTGCACCAACGGCCACGCTCCCTGCAGGAACGGGAGCCCCGGCACAGCGCCGTGCGAGGTGGGAGGGAGCCTCCAAGAGTTTTCTGTGGCACCTGAGACTGATGATGACCGTTTCCCACCAGTTCCCACGGAAGATGAATACACGGATAAGGATCTCAATACCACTGATTATTTATCTTTACTGAGTCGGACTGCCAGTAAAACCGTGTCATCATTTTCAGAACCAATGGAGGCAGGGGAGAACGACAGCTTAAATCAGTACTTCTCAGGCGTTGGGAGCACAGAGGACATATCAGTCCCTCAAAGCTCTCACCCTTCCTCTGACACAGATGGGGCACACATTGCCACGGACAAACTTCTTCAGAAATCTTGCCAACAAGCCCACAGTTGCCTGAAGGAAACAGGCAACAAAGACACAGATCGTTTTGCAACAAACTATGACTCAGAGAAGATCTGTGTGAGGTGTGGCATTTCATACAGGGAATCTCCCAGAAAGTGGAGCAAACCCTGTTGTGCTGTGGCTGACAGTGCCTCCACCTCCCCAGAGACTGGAACCTATGCACAGTGCACCTATGGCTTGAATTGTCTCTCTGCTGGTCAGAGCACTCTCGCAAGTGATCGTGGTATGGAAGGTGCATCTTCGGATAGTACCAACGTGAGGTACCAGGGCACAAACAGGAGCACTTCAGGGAAAAACAGCAGCACTTCAGACCTCCCTCCAGCATCTG GAAATGTGACTGGAAACAGTAACTCCACCTTTATCTCAAGTGGACAAGTAATGAATTTCAAGGGCGACATCATTGTTGTCTACCTTAGCCAGAACTCCCAGGAGGGGGCTACGGCGGTGGGGCCAAGCGAGGAGAACGTGGGCAGCCCCGTGCAGGAGGAGAACCTCAGCCGCTGCGAGACGTTTGCCGGCAATGCCCAGCACTACAAGGAGAAATGTGCCGAGCTGCAGGGCCCCGGCCCAGGGAGCGGGGGGACACGGCGGACCACCGGCCAGCTGGCCCAGGAGCTGGGGCCATCCCGCCATGGCCAGGCTTCGCAGCCcgtgcaggaggaggggaggctgggacACTTCTCGGAGAAGGTGTTGAACTGA